One segment of Megachile rotundata isolate GNS110a chromosome 4, iyMegRotu1, whole genome shotgun sequence DNA contains the following:
- the LOC100878386 gene encoding non-structural maintenance of chromosomes element 3 homolog isoform X1, whose amino-acid sequence MNVSRNNKSSLSQKPSTRSNNKKRSSDVISLSQPIPSTSRSIRPKQCLAESPPDLIISEEQKELVNSVIRYIFALNTGKHIISKSQLIKNVFANKGKHFHRIMNDVQTVLSKVQTKYPCSCDDLNISLSYGYMFRQIFGYRLIEFQTNKYMLVNEIQNQIAHIYPRATEGRQQVLLFLILTHIFMSEESCSEESLWNFLTNLDISCSDNQNHHYFGNVKRLITEVFVGQKYLDKLSTNANDSTKIEYKWGPRAEHEFSRRAALEFVSQIYCGRPISNWPLQFKTLQAREKANKSQ is encoded by the exons ATGA ACGTATCACGGAATAATAAATCTAGTCTGTCCCAAAAACCTTCGACACGTTCTAATAACAAAAAACGAAGCAGCGATGTTATCAGTCTGTCTCAACCTATCCCGAGTACGAGCAGAAGTATACGCCCCAAGCAATGTTTGGCAGAATCTCCACCGGACCTGATCATTTCTGAGGAACAGAAAGAACTTGTTAATAGCGTGATAAGATATATTTTCGCGTTGAACACAGGAAAACATATTATCAGTAAAAGTCAGTTAATTAAGAACGTATTCGCCAACAAAGGGAAACATTTTCATCGGATAATGAACGATGTACAAACTGTGTTGTCAAAGGTACAAACAAAATATCCTTGTTCCTGCGATGATCTAAACATTTCACTTTC GTACGGATATATGTTTCGACAGATTTTTGGATATCGACTGATAGAATTTCAAACTAACAAGTATATGTTGGTGAACGAAATACAGAACCAAATAGCACACATTTATCCTAGAGCGACAGAAGGAAGACAACAAGTATTGCTGTTTCTAATACTAACGCATATCTTCATGAGCGAAGAATCCTGCTCCGAAG AATCGTTGTGGAATTTCCTtacaaatttggatatttcatGCTCCGATAATCAGAATCACCATTATTTTGGCAATGTTAAACGTTTAATAACCGAg GTATTTGTCGGGCAAAAATATCTCGATAAATTGAGTACGAACGCGAACGATTCGACAAAAATCGAATATAAATGGGGGCCTAGAGCGGAACACGAATTTTCTCGACGTGCTGCGTTAGAATTCGTATCTCAG ATATACTGCGGACGTCCGATAAGCAATTGGCCGTTACAGTTCAAAACCTTACAGGCCCGAGAAAAGGCTAACAAATCCCAATGA
- the LOC100878386 gene encoding non-structural maintenance of chromosomes element 3 homolog isoform X2, producing the protein MNVSRNNKSSLSQKPSTRSNNKKRSSDVISLSQPIPSTSRSIRPKQCLAESPPDLIISEEQKELVNSVIRYIFALNTGKHIISKSQLIKNVFANKGKHFHRIMNDVQTVLSKIFGYRLIEFQTNKYMLVNEIQNQIAHIYPRATEGRQQVLLFLILTHIFMSEESCSEESLWNFLTNLDISCSDNQNHHYFGNVKRLITEVFVGQKYLDKLSTNANDSTKIEYKWGPRAEHEFSRRAALEFVSQIYCGRPISNWPLQFKTLQAREKANKSQ; encoded by the exons ATGA ACGTATCACGGAATAATAAATCTAGTCTGTCCCAAAAACCTTCGACACGTTCTAATAACAAAAAACGAAGCAGCGATGTTATCAGTCTGTCTCAACCTATCCCGAGTACGAGCAGAAGTATACGCCCCAAGCAATGTTTGGCAGAATCTCCACCGGACCTGATCATTTCTGAGGAACAGAAAGAACTTGTTAATAGCGTGATAAGATATATTTTCGCGTTGAACACAGGAAAACATATTATCAGTAAAAGTCAGTTAATTAAGAACGTATTCGCCAACAAAGGGAAACATTTTCATCGGATAATGAACGATGTACAAACTGTGTTGTCAAAG ATTTTTGGATATCGACTGATAGAATTTCAAACTAACAAGTATATGTTGGTGAACGAAATACAGAACCAAATAGCACACATTTATCCTAGAGCGACAGAAGGAAGACAACAAGTATTGCTGTTTCTAATACTAACGCATATCTTCATGAGCGAAGAATCCTGCTCCGAAG AATCGTTGTGGAATTTCCTtacaaatttggatatttcatGCTCCGATAATCAGAATCACCATTATTTTGGCAATGTTAAACGTTTAATAACCGAg GTATTTGTCGGGCAAAAATATCTCGATAAATTGAGTACGAACGCGAACGATTCGACAAAAATCGAATATAAATGGGGGCCTAGAGCGGAACACGAATTTTCTCGACGTGCTGCGTTAGAATTCGTATCTCAG ATATACTGCGGACGTCCGATAAGCAATTGGCCGTTACAGTTCAAAACCTTACAGGCCCGAGAAAAGGCTAACAAATCCCAATGA
- the LOC100878386 gene encoding non-structural maintenance of chromosomes element 3 homolog isoform X3 has translation MYKLCCQRYGYMFRQIFGYRLIEFQTNKYMLVNEIQNQIAHIYPRATEGRQQVLLFLILTHIFMSEESCSEESLWNFLTNLDISCSDNQNHHYFGNVKRLITEVFVGQKYLDKLSTNANDSTKIEYKWGPRAEHEFSRRAALEFVSQIYCGRPISNWPLQFKTLQAREKANKSQ, from the exons ATGTACAAACTGTGTTGTCAAAG GTACGGATATATGTTTCGACAGATTTTTGGATATCGACTGATAGAATTTCAAACTAACAAGTATATGTTGGTGAACGAAATACAGAACCAAATAGCACACATTTATCCTAGAGCGACAGAAGGAAGACAACAAGTATTGCTGTTTCTAATACTAACGCATATCTTCATGAGCGAAGAATCCTGCTCCGAAG AATCGTTGTGGAATTTCCTtacaaatttggatatttcatGCTCCGATAATCAGAATCACCATTATTTTGGCAATGTTAAACGTTTAATAACCGAg GTATTTGTCGGGCAAAAATATCTCGATAAATTGAGTACGAACGCGAACGATTCGACAAAAATCGAATATAAATGGGGGCCTAGAGCGGAACACGAATTTTCTCGACGTGCTGCGTTAGAATTCGTATCTCAG ATATACTGCGGACGTCCGATAAGCAATTGGCCGTTACAGTTCAAAACCTTACAGGCCCGAGAAAAGGCTAACAAATCCCAATGA